A segment of the Candidatus Pelagisphaera phototrophica genome:
TCATCGAATTGAAAGGCCTTTTGGCAAACAAGATCAATCAGCCCCGTAAAGTGCTCCTCTGAACCGATATTGAGAAAAAGCGGGTGAGCATTCGCACCTAGCTTGGAACGCATATCCTCAACGACCCCGAGGAAATTTGCCCCGGTGCGATCCATTTTGTTCACAAACGCAATCCGCGGAACATGGTACTTGTCGGCTTGGCGCCAAACTGTCTCCGATTGGGGCTGGACTCCAGCGACCGCACAGAATACCGCAACCGCTCCATCGAGTACACGCAATGAGCGTTCAACTTCAGCTGTGAAGTCGACGTGGCCGGGAGTATCTATGATGTTTATCTGGTGATTGATCCCAGAGAACGGGCCGGATCGGCCTTCCCAGTTACAAGATATCGCAGCGGAAGTGATCGTAATACCGCGCTCACGTTCTTGTTCCATAAAGTCCGTGACGGCATTACCGTCATGGACTTCTCCTACCTTGTGAACGACTCCTGTATAATAGAGAATACGCTCAGTCGTGGTTGTCTTACCCGCATCGATATGCGCCGCAATACCTATATTGCGTGTCCACTCCATTGGCACTGGACGTCCAGAGCCATTTTTCGTGGAAATATCTGAGGGAGCTTCAACCATTTTACAAAGAACATAAGGGAGCAAAATCGATCACCAGCGAAGGTGGGCGAATGCACGATTAGACTGTGCCATCTTGTGTGTGTCTTCCTTTTTCTTAACAACCCCGCCTGTATTATTATACGCGTCGATTATTTCATTCGCGAGCGCGTCCTTCATCGGGATGCCCTTACGGGCGGCGGCAGCATTTACCATCCATCGCATGGCAAGGGATTCTTGGCGCTCGAACGGGATTTCTAAAGGCACCTGGTAGGTGGCCCCTCCAACACGCCGGCTTTTCACCTCTAAACGAGGCCGTGAGTTTTCGAGAGCTCCCAAAAGTAGATCCACTGGATCACCCTTTTCGAGCTTTTCGCTCACTTTCTCAAACGCAGCGTATACGATGCGCTCAGCCAAAGTCTTTTTCCCGTCACGCATGACGGTGTTCACTAGGTGACCCACCAGAGTGCTCCCATAACGGGAATCCGGTTTGGTTAGGCGTTTAACTGCTCTTCTACGACGTGACATTATCTAAATAATTGAATTCTTATGCCTTAGGGCGCTTGACGCCGTACTTTGACCGGCTGCGTCGACGCTTCTCCACACCCATTGCATCCAAGGTACCGCGAACGATGTGATAACGCACACCCGGTAAGTCCTTCACACGGCCGCCCCGTACAAGAACGATGCTGTGCTCCTGAAGGCTGTGTCCTTCATCAGGAATGTAGGCGATGACTTCGATGCCATTGGTCAAGCGTACTTTCGCCACTTTTCGGATGGCCGAATTTGGCTTTTTCGGCGTACGCGTCATGACTTGTACGCAAACGCCGCGTCTAAACGGATTTGAGTCAAGCGCGGGTGACTTAGACTTGGTCCGGGCCACCTTGCGGCCTTTTCTGACAAGTTGATTAATGGTTGGCATGATGAGAGATTTTTAGAAAGGAGCGTGAAGTTAGCTTAAGGCGTTACCTCGGCAAGTATTTTCTGCCGAAAAACGAGTAAAAAGCATACCCTGCCAAAATTTGGCCTGATATGCTTGAAAATCGGGCGAGCCTCTTGAGGGAAACTCCATAGTTTATCAGCTTCGATAAAATTGAGAGTTTTGCGTATTGCCGATTCGTCCCAATGACATCAAGGTAAAAACGAAGAATATGGAACAATTCGTGCTCGCCCTTCATTGCGAAGCAAAACCGATCATCCAGCACTACCGCATGAAACTATGCGGCAAGCACGGTCAGGCCCAATTTTTCGAGGGCGAAACAGCTCGGCTGGCTGTGACTGGAGTTGGCTCGTTATCGAGCACGATCGCAACAACCGCAATGGGAGAAAGATTCCCTTCAAATGATTCAACCTGGCTGAATATCGGCATTTGCGGCGGGGAAGACTTAGCGATTGGCGAGGCATTCATCGGAAACAAGATCACTTCTGACTATTCACGCGACGTATTCTATCCTCAACTTGTGGGAAAATCCCCTTGGCCTGGGATCGAAATCAAAACCCTAAATGCCCCATCGAACCGCTATGAAACCAATCGGGTGTTCGACATGGAGGCATTCGGCTTTTACACCGCCGCTCTAACATTCGCCTCTTCCGAACGCGTTCAGTGTATCAAGATCATTTCGGACAACTCTGATTCTCCCACAGGCGCTCATTTCAACAAGACGGAAATCTCAAGTCTGATTGCTTCACAGATCCCAAAAATCGATAGTTTTCTGGAGAATACAGGCTTTTCGAAAGCTGAATACTACATGAAAGGCTGGGCGAATGATCTGCTGACTACGGCGAAAACCCGCTATTCCTTTACGGAAACAGAGAGGCACCAATTATCCAGTCGGATACGCCAGTTGGATGCTCTCCTTGACCTAGAGGAAGGCCTATGCCTGCAGCTCCTCTTGAACAGCCCAAAGAAAGGCAAATTCCTCCAACAACTTCAGTTCAAAATCGACCAAGTGTCTCCACAGCGAGTCTGCTAATGTTTGATCGCATATACATAGAAGAAGCGGTTCAAAACCATCCGCGAACGCTGGAGATTCTAAAGCGCTACGATCGTGCCGAACGAATCGATTGTGGACGATACAGCGAGGTCTTTAATCCTAAGAGACAGAGCTTCCGTCTCCAAAAACAGAATCCGGCTCTCATACTAGCGGCAAAGCACGGAAACCGAGTTCTCCCTACTCCACCCGAATACGGCCTTGGAGCTGACCAGCATTACTATTTTTCGCACATGCTTAATTGCCTGTACGATTGCCGCTACTGCTTCCTCCAAGGAATGTACCAATCGGCTAACTATGTTCTTTTCGTAAACTATGAGGATTTCGTAAATGAGATCAAAGCCACTCTCGACGAGGATCCTTCCAAGCAGTGCTTCTTTTTTAGTGGATACGATTGTGACAGTCTGGCCATGGACAAGGTCACTGGTTTCACAAACGTTTTCCTTCCGTTCTTTGCCCAACACAAAAATGCTTGGCTAGAACTCCGCACAAAAAGCGTTAACATTTCTTCCCTTCTGGAACGAGAACCTATTCCAAATGTAGTAGCTGCTTACAGTTTAAACCCTGAACCAGTAGCGGATTCACTCGAACACAGAGCTCCCCTAATCAAGACACGTCTATCTGCGCTGAAAAAACTAGCTGAAGCAGGATGGGAAATTGGACTTCGTTTTGATCCGCTCATTCACTTCGAAAACGGTATTCAAAAATATAGCCAATTCATCGATCAGGTTTTCGATTCAGTTCCTCCCGTATACATCCACTCCGTAACGCTTGGAACCTTTCGTTCCCCCAAAAACGTCCTTAAAAAGATGGAGTCGCTGTATCCGAAAGAACCTTTGTTCATGGGCAATCTTCAACTAAAGAATGGAGCCATTGGCTACGAGGAAGCGATCGAACAAGCTCTATTCAGCAGCGTGGAAGAAAAGATTCTTCAATACATCCCCCCATTTAAGTACTTTCCCTGCCAGTAGGATGCCTAGTTCGAGAAATTGAACGCCGGTATCTCCAGAACAAAAAAGCCGCGACACTCGGTCGCGGCTTGAAAGTTTATCTTCGTTCTCGAGAAGCTAAATCACTTCAGAATTTTGAACCATGGATTCTGCTGCCTCCTCGGTCGGAACCTCCTCATCGATTTCACTTCCAAACGGAAGCGTGATTCGAAGATCTCGATACTGAGGAAGACCCGTTCCCGCAGGAATCAAGTGACCCATGATTACGTTTTCCTTAAACCCGAGAAGCGTGTCGATTTTACTCAATGTTGATGCGTCCGTTAATACGCGAGTCGTCTCCTGGAATGAAGCAGCCGAGATGAAACTCTCGGTTTCAATCGATGCTTTTGTAATTCCAAGCAATACCGGTTCTGCTTCCGCTGGCTTCCCACCTGCTTCAATAATCCGGTTATTTTCGCGCATGAAAGTCGTACGCTCAACTTGCTCGCCCCAGAAGAACTCAGTGTCACCCGGATCGGAGATACGAACCTTACGAAGCATTTGACGAATGATCAGCTCGATGTGCTTGTCGTTAATCGTCACCCCTTGCAGGCGATAAACTTCTTGCACTTCATTAATCAAAAACTCGTACAGACGGTTAGGCCCCAAAATATCGAGGATTTCATGAGGATCCGCAGAACCTTCGGTCAAGTGCTGGCCCTTATGCACCACATCACCTTCCTGAACAATGATCTGCTTCGCATGCGGGATCAAATGTTCCTCGTCAGTGCCCGTTTCTTCGTTGGAGACAATCAACTTTCGTTTCGCTCTAACAGTTCCACCGAAAGAAACAACCCCATCCAACCGGGCCATCTCCGCAGCTTCCTTTGGACGGCGCGCTTCGAAAAGCTCGGCGACACGTGGCAAACCACCGGTAATGTCTTTCGTCTTCGAAGCCTGTCTTGGAGTCTTCGCCAGAAGCGCTCCTTGAGCAATAATATCGCCTTCAGCAACCGATACCTGCGCTCCAGTTGGGATACTGTAAACCGCCTGTACCTTACCTGAATCGTCACAGATTTCTACGGACGGATTTAGGTCTTCCTTGTGCTCGATAATTACTGTCGCGATTCTTCCAGAACTTTCATCGAGCTCCTTTTTAATCGTAACACCGCGAATCATATCACGGAAGCGCACGGTTCCAGCCTTCTCGGAAAGATTGGGAATATTGTAGGGATCCCAACTTGCCAATACGCCACCGGCTTTGATCTCTTCCCCATCTGGAATACGGATGGCAGAACCAACTACGATATCATAGGCTTCAAGCTCACGATCATTTTTATCCAGAATCTGAATCGCTCCAGTCTTATTCAGAGCAATGAAAACAGGTCCTTCAGGAGTCTCGATATGAACCAAGCGCAATCCGCGATATTTAACACGCCCTGTATTTCTGGCGATGATACGAGGATCCGTCACAACCGAACTGGCAATACCTCCAATGTGGAAGGTACGCATGGTTAACTGCGTTCCGGGCTCACCAATAGACTGAGCCGCGACAATTCCAACTGAGTCACCAAGCTTTGCCAAATCGTTGGATGCGGGATTGATACCATAAGATTTGGAATCGATACCGTAACTTGCAGATGATGTCAGAGGCGACATCACCTTGATGCGCTCAATTCCGCAATCTTCAACTCTTTGCGCCGCCTCTTCTGAGACTAGCTCCCCTGACGTGATAATAATTTCGTCTAGATTGCTCGGATTGAAAACATCATCACAAGCACAGCGCCCTTCGATACGTTCACGCAGGCTGACAATTTCGTCATCACCTTCGAAAATAGCTCTCTTCCAAATTCCATCACGTGTACCACAGTCGTCCTCTGTGATGATAACATCCATTGCCACATCACAAAGTTTACGAGTTAGGTATCCAGCATCCGCAGTCTTAAGGGCGGTATCAGCCAATCCCTTACGAGCTCCGTGAGTAGAAATAAAGTACTCAAGTACGGTTAACCCTTCCCGGAATGAGGAAAGAATCGGTCGCTCAATGATCTCCCCTGAAGGCTTGGCCATCAGTCCGCGGGTACCACAAAGCTGGCGTACCTGGTTCGGATTACCACGAGCACCTGAATCCATCATAACGTAGACCGGATTCACTCCACCTTTTCCACCATTCGTCTGAAGTTTTTCGAAAACCGCCTTCTTGATTTCATCAGTAGCAACCGTCCAGATGTCGATGATCTTATTGTAACGTTCGCCTGTCGTAATAATTCCCTTACGGTACTGACCTTCAACTTCATCTATTTTGCCAAACGCATTGGCAACGATATCTGTCTTGGACTCGGGGATGATCATATCATCGATACCGATTGAAATACCGGCCATCGTCGCAACGTCGAAACCGAGCTTCTTAAGCCGATCCAACGAAAGTACTGTCTGCTCTGGACCCGAAACCTTATACGTATTGTTGATAATGTTTCCGAGTTCGCTCTTATCTACTTGGAAATTCAAGAAGCCCAATTCCTTTGGCCAAATCTGGCTAAATCGAATTCTTCCTATCGTAGTGGTAATCGTCTTATGTTCGCCATTTCCAAAGACCGTCTCACGTCCATAGTCTGGATTTGGAATACGGATCCAATCATGGGTCTCCCTAACCCCATCCATTTGAGCGAATAGCGCTTCATTCTCCGTCGCCGCCAGCGGAATACGTCCAGCATCCTCTTCGACGGTCCCTGGCTCCATCGTCAGATAGTACGAGCCCAGAATGACATCTTGAGAAGGAGTTAAAATCGGCTTTCCACTCGATGGAGAAAAGATGTTTCCACTCGCCATCATCAGTGTTTTGCACTCAAGAGTCGCCTCCAGTGACAACGGAACGTGTACCGCCATCTGGTCTCCGTCGAAGTCCGCATTGTACGCAGTACAAACCAATGGATGAACACGAATCGCTTCTCCTTCAATCAATACAGGTTCAAAAGCCTGGATGGAAAGTCTGTGCAGTGTAGGTGCACGGTTCAATAAAACCGGGTGCCCCTTGGTCACTTCTTCAAGTATGTCCCAAACTTCTGGAGACTTCTTCTCAATCATGCGACGAGCTCCACGAACGGTATGAACAAAACCAAGTTCCTTCAAACGCCGGATAATGAAAGGTTCGAAAAGCACCAAAGCCATTTTCTTTGGCAAACCACACTGGTGCAGGCGAAGCTCTGGGCCAATAACGATTACCGAACGTCCCGAGTAGTCGACACGCTTGCCGAGAAGGTTCTGGCGAAAACGACCTTGCTTACCTTTGAGCATATCACTCAAAGATTTTAGCGGACGGTTTCCAGCACCGGTAACGGGACGACCATGGCGACCATTATCGAATAGCGCATCGACCGCCTCCTGAAGCATACGCTTCTCATTGTGGATAATCACATCCGGCGTTTTCAACTGCATCAAGTTCTTAAGGCGGTTGTTACGATTTATTACACGACGGTACAGATCGTTCAGGTCCGATGTAGCGAAGCGCCCACCTTCCAATGGGACCAAAGGACGCAGATCTGGTGGAATCACTGGGAGAACCTCCTGAATCATCCACTCGGGACGAGACGATGATTTTATGAATCCCTGAATAACCTTAAGTCGTTTCGCTAACTTCTTTTTAATCTGCTTCGATTTGGTGCTCCGCATCGACTCCTGAAGCTCCAGAACAGTACCCGGCATATCCATTACAGACAGCACTTCGCGTAAGGCTTCCGCACCCATCTTAGCAACGAAGGAATCGTCGCCGTATTCCTCCACCGCTTGCAGGTACTCTTGATCCGTCAAAAGCTGCTTTTCCTCAAGAGGAGTACGTCCTGGATCAGTGACCATGAAAGCTTCATAGTAAATGACGCGTTCTAGGCTGCGGGCAGTCATATCAAGCAACAAGCCAAGACGAGATGGCATGCTTTTCAAAAACCAGATGTGAGTAACAGGGACCGCGAGTTCGATATGACCCATACGGGAACGACGAACACGAGATACCGTAACTTCTACTCCGCAACGATCACAAATGACTCCTTTGTACTTAATTCGCTTATACTTGCCACACGCACACTCGTAGTCGCGGACGGGGCCGAAAATTCGTTGGCAAAACAGGCCACCTGGCTCTGGCTTAAAGGTACGATAGTTAATCGTTTCTGGGTTCTTGACCTCTCCACGAGACCAGGAACGGATCGTTTCCGTAGATGCGACGTTAATCGTTACGCAATCGAAGTTCGATTCACGTTCGATACCGAGGGTTTCTTGGGCTTCTTGGCTAGACATTATTTGTTCCTAGTTAAATTTATTCTACTTGTACTCCAGTTCGCTTTGACGACCTAGTTTGACATCCAAACCGAGCGACTGTATTTCTTTAATCAGTACATTAAATGACTCCGGCGTTCCTGCCTGAAGAGTCGAATCACCCTTTACAAGAGATTCGTAAATCTTGGTACGACCTTGAACATCATCGGATTTGACTGTGAGAAGCTCTTGAAGAGTATAGGCCGCTCCATAGGCTTCGAGAGCCCAGACCTCCATTTCTCCGAAACGCTGGCCACCGTACTGAGCTTTACCACCCAGTGGTTGCTGAGTAACCAATGAATAAGGACCAACCGCACGAGCATGGATCTTATGAGAAACCAAGTGATTCAGTTTCATCATATAAACCCAGCCTACGACCACTTCCTGATCTAGCTTCTCTCCAGAGCGGCCATCGTAAAGGACACTCTTACCTGTCGTTGGCAATCCAGCATCCGCCAAGTGCTGACGAACGGTAACTTCTGGAATACCATCAAAGACCGGCGTCGAAACCTTCATTCCCAGCACTTTACAGGCCCAGCCCATGTGGGTTTCCAAAACCTGTCCGACATTCATTCGGGAGGGAACCCCCAACGGATTTAGACAGATTTGAATCGGAGTGCCATCGGGAAGATAGGGCATGTCTTCCTCAGGAACGATCTTCGCGACAACACCTTTGTTACCGTGACGCCCTGCCATTTTGTCACCTACCTTAAGTTTTTCCTTGGTAGCGATATAGACCTTAACCTGCTTGATCACACCTTGTGTAGAATCATCACCGGTTTCAATATTAGCAGTCTTTCGCTCGCGATCGGATTCCAACTCATCGAACTTACCTTGATAAGAACTGATGATCTCCATGATCTTTATACGAACTGGCGAGGGATCGATTTCTACGTGCTTGGAGACAGCGGCCAGTTTACGAAGAAGTGTTTTCGTGATCTTGCGATTCGCAGGGATGATGATTTCGCCGTTCTGGCCATTGACCACATCCAATGGAATTTTCTCCCCCAAAAGAATGTTAGACAGCGCTTCGGTCAGTCCCTCGCGAAGCTTATCCATCTGAGTCTTGTATTCCTCATTGATCTGCTTCACCTGACGACGTCGATCCGAAGGGCTCAAACGTTCGCGTTCGTAGTCAATACGACTCGAAACTTTCACGTCCATTATGATACCTTCAACACCTGATGGCACGACGAGAGAGGTATCTTTAACATCCGCGGCCTTTTCACCAAAGATGGCGCGCAGCAGCTTCTCTTCCGGAGCGAGTTCAGTCTCGCTCTTAGGTGTAATTTTACCCACCAGAATATCACCTGGATGCACTTCAGCCCCGACGCGAATAACCCCGTCGTGATTCAGGTTCCGCAGAGCTTCCTCCCCGACGTTCGGAATGTCTCGAGTGATTTCTTCCGGTCCGAGCTTCGTGTCTCGAGCAGTTACTTCAAATTCAGCTACGTGGATCGAAGTGTAGATGTCATCCTTCAGTACTTTTTCAGATATAAGAATAGCATCCTCAAAGTTGTATCCGTTCCACGGCATGAACGCCACCAGGATATTTCGGCCGAGAGCTAGCTCACCCTGTTGAGTGCAGGGGCCGTCCGCTACGATGTCGCCCGCTTTGACTGGCTGACCCTTGGAAACAATCGGTTTCTGGTTAAAGCAGGTGCCCGCATTGGACCGCATAAACTTACGCAGTTCAATTACATGAACACCGTTTGCATCATCCGATACAGGTTTGCTAAAAAAGTGCTCCGGTAAATTTCCATCGTCTGTAATGACAATCTTGTTTGCGTCCACAGAAGCCACGATTCCATCGTGATCTGTCACGCATACCGTCTTCGAGTCACGAGCAACGCGCTCTTCGATTCCAGTTCCCACCAATGGAGAATCCGCTTTTAGAAGTGGAACCCCTTGACGTTGCATGTTTGAACCCATGAGGGCTCGGTTAGCATCGTCATGCTCGAGGAAAGGAATCAGTCCTGCCGCAACCGATACGAGCTGCTTAGGCGAAACGTCCATGAAATTGACTTGTTCCTTGTCGACCTCGAGAAACTCTCCGCTTTGACGAACCGTCACTTTGCCAACAAAATTACCTTTGTCGTCCAGTTCAGAATTAGCCTGGGCAATGATCTTGCCTTCTTCCTGGTCCGCATTAAGATAGCGAATTTCCTCTGATACTCTGCCCTTCTCGACTACACGGTATGGGGTTTCGATAAAGCCAAACTCGTTGACGCGAGCAAATGTTGAGAGCGAATTGATAAGACCGATATTGGGTCCTTCAGGCGTCTCAATAGGACAAATACGACCGTAGTGAGAAGGATGCACGTCGCGCACTTCGAATCCCGCACGTTCACGATTCAAACCACCTGGCCCAAGAGCGGATAGACGCCTTTTGTGCGTCAGTTCAGCCAATGGATTGATTTGGTCCATAAACTGGGACAACTGGCTGCGCGCAAAGAAATCGCGAATTACCGTCGTCAGCGCTTTAGGATTAATCAGCTTCTGTGGTGTTATCGAATCAACACTTTGATCATAGAGGGTCATGCGCTCGCGCACAAGACGCTCTGTACGAGAAAGACCGAGACGACACTGGTTGGCGAGAAGTTCACCAACGGTTCGCACACGACGACTTCCCAAGTGATCGATATCATCCAGATAACCTTCGCCACCTTTGAGCTTAATCAGGTACTTTGTGGCGAGCACAATGTCATCGCCTTCCAACGTTCGCTGCTCGACATCAACATCCATCTCTAGCTTTTGATTAATCTTGTAGCGGCCAACGCGTCCAAGATCGTAGCGCTTGGGATCAAAGAAAAGCCGCTTCAACAACGCCTTCGCATTTGCCGTCGTCGGTGGTTCACCCGGGCGAAGACGCTTGTAGATTTCCTTGAGAGCCTCTTCCTCGTTTTGGGTAGTGTCCTTCTTGAGAGCTCTAACGATTGCCCCTTCATCCGATGAAGTGTCTATGATCTTCAGTGCGGGAATACCATGAGACTCAAACTCTCTTACAATCGCTTTTGTTAACGGCTCAAAAGCACGGGCGATGACCACTCCTTTTTCCGCGTCAACGGCATCCTCAACCAAGACATACTGACTGACATTCTCCTTGGACATGGCTTCGCCTACCGGCATCTCCTCGATCGAATAGAATAGATTGAGAATATCGATGTCCGAGCTGTACCCTACCGCTCTTAATAGAGTTGTAATAAGGAACTTGCGACGACGACGACGGCGGTCGAGATAAACGTAGAGCAGATCATTATTGTCGAACTGCACTTCAAGCCAAGTACCACGATCGGGAATCACCCGATAGGAATGAAGTAGCTTACCGTTAGTATGCGGCGTCACTTCATAGCAAATCCCAGGGGAACGGTGTAACTGGCTAACAACCACGCGCTCGGCGCCGTTAATAATGAACGACCCCCGGCTTGTAACCATGGGCATCTCACCCATGTAAATTTCTTCATCCTTGAGGTTGTCTTCTTCACGCAAACGAAGCTTAACGTACAGGGGAACCGAATAAGTGATGCCCTCACGGATACACTCAATTTCGGTCGCCTTCGGGTCTCCAATCGTGTAAGAAACGAATTCCAGAACAAGACGCCCATCATAGCTTTCGATGGGGAAGACTTCGCGAAAGACAGCCTCGATACCGTCGTTCTTTCGTTCGAGTATCGGGGTGTCCTTCTGCAGAAAATCCAGGTAGGAGTTGATCTGAATTTCAATCAGATTTGGTGGACTTAGAGTGTCCTTGAGTTTTCCGAAATTGATGCGGTCGGCCATGGCGATTTCTTGCGTGAAAAGCTAGATTAGATGCGTGATTATGTTGGAAAAACAGTCGAGAAAAGATGGATTCCCGGCTGGCATTTAGAGACAGGAAAGACAGGCGCACGAAAACGCGCCTGTCTTACTGAGAAAGCTGTTTGGAACAGTACTGAGCAATGTTATTTGAGTTCTACCTTTGCGCCAGCAGCTTCGAGCTTGGATTTGATTTCTGCAGCTTCGTCCTTGGAAGCGGCTTCTTTGACTGTCTTCGGAGCACCCTCAACGAGGTCCTTAGCGTCCTTCAGGCCAAGACCGGTGATCGCACGCACTTCCTTGATCACATTGATCTTCTTAGCGCCGGCCTCGGCGAGGATAACGTCGAATTCAGTCTTTTCTTCTGCGGCTTCAGCGGCTTCTCCTCCACCTGCGCCAGGAGCAGCAGCTACGGCTACGGGAGCAGCGGCACTAACGCCCCACTTTTCTTCCAGGTCTTTAACGAGTCCGGCAATATCTAGCACGGACTGGTTGCTAAGCCACTCGATTACGTCTTCTTTTTTTAGGTCTGCCATTTTATTTTTGATCGGCTAGTTTGGTATTCCTCTTTTAAGGCCAAATCCGGCCCTAGCCTGTATCTTTAGTTATTTGGTTTTTGTGAGACGAAGGCACCCAAGCCCCCGAAATGATAAAAGTTAGTTTCCGCCCTCCGCGTCGACTTTCGCCTGAAGAACATTGAGAACGTTCTGTGGAACCGCATTGATGACGAACACCAACTGCTGCCCAGGTTGACTGAGCAAGCCAAGGAGTTGGGCACGAAGCGCTTCGATCGAAGGCAACTTAGAAAGAGCGACTACCTCGTCACTCCCCAGTCGCTGGTTGCTGAGAACACCCACCTTGACTTCAATTTTTTCCTCTTTCGCAAAGAATTTAGTCAACACCTTGGCGACACCGGAAGGATTTTTACCTCCAATCACAATCGCATTCTGACCCGTAAGGTGGTCATCAAGCTCGGGGAACCCACGGCCTTTCGCGGCCACTTTGAGTATGTTGTTTTTGATGACATGAAATTCAGCCTCTTCTGCTGCGAGTTGTCCACGTAGACTCGCAATATCAGGAACAGTCGCACGCTCATAGTCGGCAACAAATACGTAATCAGATTTGTCGAGATGAGAATTTATCTCATCTACTAGAAATTGTTTTTCCGGTCTCATTGTGTAACGTTTCTAGTTAAATTTTAGTATTTCGAATATTCGGATCCCGCTATTTTCAAGCCCGGGGTCATCGTGCCGGAGATACTCGCACTTCGAATGTACCGACCTTTGAAGCCTGCTGGCCTAGCTTTGCCGATCGCATCCAAAATCGCGTTTACGTTTTCAGCGATTTGCTCTTTTGAGAAGGATCGTTTTCCAACGCCTACTCCCAAGGTAGCGCTCTTATCCAACTTGAACTCCACTCGACCAGCCATCACTTCCTTAATCGCTTTATCGATATCTGGCGAGACCGTGCCTGCCTTTGGGTTTGGCATCAGGCCTTTTGGACCGAGAACACGGGCGATCTTACGAACCTCCTTCATGGCATCCGGTGTCGCGACCGCCACATCAAAATCAACCCAGCCTCCTTGGACCTTTTCGATCATGTCTTCCAGTCCCGCTTCCGTCGCTCCCGCAGCTTTCGCTGCTTCAACATCGGAAGTGAATGCCAAGACACGAACCGTCTTTCCACTCCCGTGAGGC
Coding sequences within it:
- the rpoB gene encoding DNA-directed RNA polymerase subunit beta, which translates into the protein MADRINFGKLKDTLSPPNLIEIQINSYLDFLQKDTPILERKNDGIEAVFREVFPIESYDGRLVLEFVSYTIGDPKATEIECIREGITYSVPLYVKLRLREEDNLKDEEIYMGEMPMVTSRGSFIINGAERVVVSQLHRSPGICYEVTPHTNGKLLHSYRVIPDRGTWLEVQFDNNDLLYVYLDRRRRRRKFLITTLLRAVGYSSDIDILNLFYSIEEMPVGEAMSKENVSQYVLVEDAVDAEKGVVIARAFEPLTKAIVREFESHGIPALKIIDTSSDEGAIVRALKKDTTQNEEEALKEIYKRLRPGEPPTTANAKALLKRLFFDPKRYDLGRVGRYKINQKLEMDVDVEQRTLEGDDIVLATKYLIKLKGGEGYLDDIDHLGSRRVRTVGELLANQCRLGLSRTERLVRERMTLYDQSVDSITPQKLINPKALTTVIRDFFARSQLSQFMDQINPLAELTHKRRLSALGPGGLNRERAGFEVRDVHPSHYGRICPIETPEGPNIGLINSLSTFARVNEFGFIETPYRVVEKGRVSEEIRYLNADQEEGKIIAQANSELDDKGNFVGKVTVRQSGEFLEVDKEQVNFMDVSPKQLVSVAAGLIPFLEHDDANRALMGSNMQRQGVPLLKADSPLVGTGIEERVARDSKTVCVTDHDGIVASVDANKIVITDDGNLPEHFFSKPVSDDANGVHVIELRKFMRSNAGTCFNQKPIVSKGQPVKAGDIVADGPCTQQGELALGRNILVAFMPWNGYNFEDAILISEKVLKDDIYTSIHVAEFEVTARDTKLGPEEITRDIPNVGEEALRNLNHDGVIRVGAEVHPGDILVGKITPKSETELAPEEKLLRAIFGEKAADVKDTSLVVPSGVEGIIMDVKVSSRIDYERERLSPSDRRRQVKQINEEYKTQMDKLREGLTEALSNILLGEKIPLDVVNGQNGEIIIPANRKITKTLLRKLAAVSKHVEIDPSPVRIKIMEIISSYQGKFDELESDRERKTANIETGDDSTQGVIKQVKVYIATKEKLKVGDKMAGRHGNKGVVAKIVPEEDMPYLPDGTPIQICLNPLGVPSRMNVGQVLETHMGWACKVLGMKVSTPVFDGIPEVTVRQHLADAGLPTTGKSVLYDGRSGEKLDQEVVVGWVYMMKLNHLVSHKIHARAVGPYSLVTQQPLGGKAQYGGQRFGEMEVWALEAYGAAYTLQELLTVKSDDVQGRTKIYESLVKGDSTLQAGTPESFNVLIKEIQSLGLDVKLGRQSELEYK
- the rplJ gene encoding 50S ribosomal protein L10, with the translated sequence MRPEKQFLVDEINSHLDKSDYVFVADYERATVPDIASLRGQLAAEEAEFHVIKNNILKVAAKGRGFPELDDHLTGQNAIVIGGKNPSGVAKVLTKFFAKEEKIEVKVGVLSNQRLGSDEVVALSKLPSIEALRAQLLGLLSQPGQQLVFVINAVPQNVLNVLQAKVDAEGGN
- the rplA gene encoding 50S ribosomal protein L1, whose translation is MVKLTKRFRAAQEAADLSKEYTVEEAVETLAKFPKAKFDETVELSMKLLVDPRKGEEMVRGTVMLPHGSGKTVRVLAFTSDVEAAKAAGATEAGLEDMIEKVQGGWVDFDVAVATPDAMKEVRKIARVLGPKGLMPNPKAGTVSPDIDKAIKEVMAGRVEFKLDKSATLGVGVGKRSFSKEQIAENVNAILDAIGKARPAGFKGRYIRSASISGTMTPGLKIAGSEYSKY
- the rplL gene encoding 50S ribosomal protein L7/L12, with amino-acid sequence MADLKKEDVIEWLSNQSVLDIAGLVKDLEEKWGVSAAAPVAVAAAPGAGGGEAAEAAEEKTEFDVILAEAGAKKINVIKEVRAITGLGLKDAKDLVEGAPKTVKEAASKDEAAEIKSKLEAAGAKVELK